The Besnoitia besnoiti strain Bb-Ger1 chromosome IV, whole genome shotgun sequence genome contains a region encoding:
- a CDS encoding hypothetical protein (encoded by transcript BESB_052820), with product MRTSVIAVGLLALLFQHAIVQVSYASDSEELTRTNVSEAEQDVAPTEETDAPLASAAPSAKKTTRRTKAGALRKAGLTSLVVVSILTTVALLFAYALHPPARIPPSVVAMLRPLKHSFLTGAGLTSLAVTSVLTAAGLSFDYASRHPRGTRPSHVQSIMSRSHTGSTGSDSPAAPRGTSRT from the coding sequence ATGCGTACCTCCGTCATTGCAGTTGGCCTGTTGGCCCTTCTCTTCCAGCACGCCATTGTGCAGGTCTCTTACGCATCAGATTCTGAGGAGCTCACCCGAACTAATGTCAGCGAAGCCGAACAAGATGTTGCACCGACCGAGGAGACGGatgcgcctctcgcttcgGCTGCCCCCAGCGCGAAGAAAACCACCCGTCGCACGAAGGCCGGCGCTCTCAGGAAGGCTGGACTGACCTCACTCGTCGTGGTTTCAATTCTCACCACGGTTGCTCTGTTGTTCGCGTACGCCTTGCATCCTCCGGCCCGTATCCCCCCGTCTGTCGTTGCTATGCTTCGACCTTTGAAGCACAGCTTCCTCACGGGGGCTGGACTGACCTCACTCGCCGTGACTTCAGTTCTCACTGCGGCTGGTCTGTCGTTCGATTATGCCAGTCGTCATCCGCGAGGCACCCGCCCGTCCCACGTTCAATCTATCATGTCCCGCTCTCACACTGGCAGCACTGGCAGCGACAGTCCGGCTGCCCCCCGTGGAACCTCCCGCACCTGA
- a CDS encoding hypothetical protein (encoded by transcript BESB_052830): MTSPDAEVEETAEVDEVAGAVAKELGKGEVLPPLTAAQVSVFAKYGKKVLGGATATALAAGIAAYILSGNVQDIAGLVETQYDNMTGGLNEISMAEFGPDILPTSNRGDMM; this comes from the coding sequence ATGACGTCTCCTGACGCAGAAGTGGAGGAGACCGCAGAAGTCGATGAGGTCGCAGGTGCCGTTGCCAAGGAGCTCGGGAAGGGTGAGGTGCTCCCCCCCCTCACTGCCGCGCAGGTCAGTGTTTTTGCCAAGTATGGCAAGAAGGTTTTGGGAGGCGCGACTGCTACTGCGCTTGCTGCTGGCATCGCTGCATACATTTTGAGCGGCAACGTGCAGGACATTGCGGGCCTTGTCGAAACTCAATACGATAATATGACCGGTGGTTTGAACGAAATCTCGATGGCAGAGTTCGGACCTGATATCCTTCCCACAAGCAATCGCGGCGACATGATGTAA
- a CDS encoding hypothetical protein (encoded by transcript BESB_052840), with translation MRVLLVSDPECDEAAASIRVGVGSTSDPPEIPGLAHFTEHMLFQGSKRFPGTHDFSDFIHDHGGYTNAFTSKFSTVFSFSIGPASLEAGLDRMADIFTAPLLKDENLNKEVNAVHSEYTVDLTDDAHRVYHIVRQTKKGGPFSNFTVGNLESLRERTKQQGINPVDAMREFHGKWYSSNLMTMAVVGRESLDELENIIRRHFSGVPNSGVSPPVFEECSATFQPLDPSELGSQTLAIPEADIHDVVFVFYMPPQSRNWRSKPLNYIAAMLNHQGSASLASKLKRDGLITSLSADYWSPELCTVFQVAVSLTEDGRSEESIYKIGRALFTFLRYLGLSRPERWRIEEIAKMRRLGFTFADMPDPYSLTVEAVDGLHYYTPREVLAGDHLIYRFEPDLIQQTLQQFLVPDNVRMFIFDKKLAAGADRVEHWFKIRHKVQPIAESVLKTWRTISRFPLNLARALMLMSRMAFPAPNRYLPNSVALVRRRPRKSKNGVQGTDSLPAALVFDGSHVCAEKCDVFHKQDNTFRSPKTVLELHIYYTESLPDAARERILTGLYVQSVNLALLERFYDARRGAISWRRPRSAKRGRGGGRSRRCIRGVAPTAAAEGGPAAEGSAESGNPLLAKRFFELALDNMRTGLRVAAFNRTPFRQANDAVLELIMDPYVPPHKMYAALIQMESDAGSPDALFEEVKAWANRFLKEAFIQGLVQGNISAQSAAQLVGDVVSLLPLQNVVAAENVKMPSIVPFCSLKTTVTPGSEPFPNEEPTRASHQTPPTPAARSVSSPSETEPRPRPAPTPPRIFVMPPLASENESTSSASLPAVDQRQETVMTPASSPVPTGASAARRMLSRRLALRAAAVPRLSPQSRLDSRGAEGGSNGLATALFRRALRKRWAALIRKAQAKTRPKGVPVFVLRRPSTAASRLAIERGPSFLQQRLDDHAPSLHRIFATGDAEEICPDGAACGVAMCSGSECERAGEKTSQSPCESGGCSTAPCDATGCRLAPKRTAEKPCTGDECSGSCQGSACSYQEASQSSSGTAVVATTAGCNPNELRPMHLFAKRQNMNPTDNKNQAYVVIEVGPLENVRDRALLYMVDRWMSQRFFNKLRTEQQLGYLTAMTALRVENTFYYGLFITTTYDPAQVAERIAQFLHEERSKTLTQEEFVRYQRAAIDVWKQKPKNIFQDFNKNIRQIILGDKIFDINERMVSELREVSREEVQTFRNRTLFKAPWLLMEVYSQREQPQKLPQVSNGLKTSSGSPWAELDGTLFSDVIAPASATA, from the exons ATGCGCGTCCTTCTAGTGTCAGATCCGGAATGTGACGAAGCCGCTGCATCGATCCGCGTAGGCGTCGGCTCTACTTCTGACCCGCCTGAGATTCCGGGTCTCGCTCATTTCACAGAGCACATGTTGTTCCAGGGGTCCAAGCGGTTTCCCGGGACACACGATTTCTCCGACTTCATTCACGACCACGGAGGCTACACCAATGCGTTCACCAGCAAGTTTTCAAcggttttctctttttctatCGGTCCGGCATCTCTCGAGGCTGGACTGGACCGGATGGCAGACATTTTCACGGCGCCTTTGCTGAAGGACGAGAACCTTAACAAGGAAGTAAACGCCGTCCATTCGGAGTACACGGTCGATCTCACCGACGACGCCCACAGAGTTTACCACATCGTTCGACAG acgaagaaaggcgGTCCATTCTCAAACTTCACTGTCGGAAATCTTGAGAGCCTTAGAGAGCGGACGAAGCAGCAAGGCATCAACCCCGTCGACGCAATGCGTGAATTCCACGGCAAATG GTATTCTTCAAATCTGATGACGATGGCTGTAGTTGGACGCGAGTCTCTTGATGAGCTCGAAAACATTATTCGAAGGCACTTCAGCGGCGTTCCCAATAGCGGGGTTTCTCCGCCGGTCTTCGAAGAATGCTCAGCAACATTTCAACCTCTTGACCCCAGCGAGCTCGGCTCTCAG ACCTTGGCGATTCCAGAGGCGGATATCCATGACGTCGTCTTTGTTTTCTACATGCCGCCGCAATCGAGGAACTGGCGCAGCAAGCCCTTGAACTACATCGCCGCAATGCTAAACCATCAGGGCTCAGCTTCTCTAGCGAGCAAACTGAAACGCGATGGCCTCATcacgtctctctctgcagactACTGGTCGCCCGAGCTGTGCACGGTCTTCCAG GTCGCCGTCAGCTTAACTGAAGACGGCCGGTCCGAAGAAAGCATCTATAAAATTGGCCGGGCGCTGTTTACCTTTCTCCG ATATCTTGGATTGAGTCGTCCCGAGCGCTGGAGGATTGAGGAGATCGCCAAGATGCGGCGGCTCGGATTCACTTTTGCGGATATGCCGGATCCCTACTCGCTAACTGTCGAAGCTGTCGACG GGCTGCACTACTACACACCACGGGAAGTGCTAGCAGGAGATCACCTCATTTACCGTTTTGAGCCCGACCTCATTCAGCAGACTCTGCAGCAGTTCCTTGTCCCAGATAACGTCCGAATGTTTATCTTCGATAAGAAGCTCGCTGCCGGGGCAGACCGCGTCGAACACTGGTTCAAGATTCGACATAAAGTGCAGCCGATAGCGGAATCTGTCCTTAAAACGTGGAGGACAATCAGCAGATTTCCGCTGAACTTGGCGCGCGCACTGATGCTCATGAGTCGTATGGCGTTCCCTGCCCCGAATCGGTACCTTCCCAACAGCGTCGCTctcgtgcgccgccgcccgcgcaaATCCAAGAACGGTGTGCAGGGGACTGACAGTCTCCCAGCTGCACTTGTCTTTGACGGCAGTCACGTGTGTGCGGAGAAGTGCGATGTATTTCACAAACAAGACAACACCTTTAGGTCTCCAAAGACCGTCCTCGAACTTCACATTTACTATACGGAAAGCCTGCCAGATGCGGCTCGTGAGCGCATCCTGACCGGGCTCTACGTTCAGAGCGTCAATCTCGCTCTTCTAGAG CGGTTCTACGATGCTCGTCGAGGAG CGATCAGCTGGCGTCGACCTCGCTCTGCGAAAAGAGGACGTGGCGGGGGTCGGAGTCGGCGTTGCATTCGAGGGGTCGcgccgacggcagcagcagaggggggtcctgccgcagagggcagTGCAGAGAGCGGGAACCCTCTTCTGGCAAAGCGGTTCTTCGAGCTCGCTCTCGACAATATGCGCACTGGACTTCGTGTGGCTGCGTTCAATCGAACGCCTTTCCGTCAAGCGAATGATGCGGTCCTGGAACTTATCATGGACCCCTACGTTCCGCCGCACAAAATGTACGCAGCCTTAATTCAGATGGAATCGGACGCAGGGTCACCAGACGCGCTCTTCGAGGAGGTTAAAGCTTGGGCAAATCGATTTTTGAAGGAGGCTTTCATTCAAGGTCTTGTTCAG GGAAACATTTCGGCTCAGTCCGCAGCACAGCTCGTAGGAGACGTGGTTTCCTTGCTGCCTCTTCAGAATGTTGTAGCTGCTGAAAACGTCAAGATGCCTTCAATAGTTCCCTTTTGTTCCCTGAAGACAACGGTAACCCCTGGCTCAGAGCCATTCCCTAACGAGGAGCCTACTCGAGCTTCTCACCAGACCCCCCCAACGCCTGCGGCAAGGTCAGTGTCGTCTCCCTCGGAGACTGAACCAAGGCCGCGACCTGCGCCCACCCCGCCCCGTATCTTTGTGATGCCGCCCTTGGCATCCGAGAACGAATCTACATCTTCAGCATCGTTGCCTGCTGTTGACCAACGTCAGGAGACCGTGATGACTCCCGCGTCTTCACCTGTACCAACaggcgcttcagctgcgcggcgcatgTTGAGTCGCCGACTTGCACTACGTGCCGCAGCGGTCCCGAGGTTGTCGCCTCAAAGTCGGCTCGACAGTCGTGGTGCAGAAGGGGGATCTAACGGACTCGCGACAGCCCTCTTCCGCCGAGCACTAAGGAAACGGTGGGCTGCGCTTATTcgcaaggcgcaggcgaagacacGGCCGAAGGGCGTCCCCGTTTTCGTGTTGCGCCGTCCCTCGACCGCGGCAAGTCGTCTAGCGATTGAAAGGGGACCCTcgtttctgcagcagcgcttGGATGACCACGCGCCTAGTCTGCACAGAATTTTCGCtaccggcgacgcagaggaaatTTGCCCGGACGGCGCCGCTTGCGGCGTGGCTATGTGCAGCGGGTCCGAATGCGAACGTGCTGGTGAGAAAACGTCTCAAAGTCCGTGTGAAAGTGGTGGATGCAGCACAGCCCCTTGTGATGCAACTGGATGCCGACTGGCACCTAAAAGAACGGCTGAAAAACCGTGCACGGGTGATGAGTGCTCTGGATCATGTCAAGGGTCAGCATGTTCCTATCAGGAGGCCTCTCAATCATCATCTGGAACAGCTGTTGTTGCAACAACTGCGGGCTGTAATCCGAACGAACTGCGGCCAATGCACCTGTTCGCCAAGAGGCAGAATATGAATCCTACGGACAATAAGAACCAAGCATACGTTGTAATCGAG GTTGGTCCGCTGGAGAACGTCCGCGACCGGGCTTTATTGTACATGGTCGATCGGTGGATGTCTCAGCGCTTTTTCAACAAACTGCGAACCGAGCAGCAGCTTGGGTATCTGACGGCGATGACAGCGCTGCGTGTAGAAAATACATTCTACTACGGGTTATTCATCACGACCACGTATGATCCCGCACAAGTAGCGGAGAGGATTGCGCAGTTTCTGCACGAGGAGCGTTCCAAAACGCTGACTCAAGAGGAATTCGTGAGGTATCAGCGAGCAGCCATAGACGTCTGGAAGCAGAAACCGAAGAACATCTTCCAGGATTTCAACAAGAATATACGCCAGATCATATTGGGTGACAAGATCTTCGACATCAACGAGCGCATGGTCTCTGAACTCCG GGAAGTGTCTCGCGAAGAAGTCCAGACGTTTAGGAACAGGACACTGTTCAAGGCGCCGTGGCTCCTCATGGAAGTTTACTCTCAACGTGAGCAACCACAAAAGCTCCCACAAGTCAGCAATGGGTTGAAAACAAGCTCGGGTAGCCCATGGGCCGAGCTGGATGGGACATTATTTTCTGATGTGATCGCACCAGCCTCAGCAACTGCTTGA
- a CDS encoding hypothetical protein (encoded by transcript BESB_052850), which produces MVFTQVLNDAYNGGTDGIHKATLFSQELSNSVDYTAEAMEKFVDMIEPIKGVASICYPASASEIPEKCSKAYEYGDTVYVPITRSTVSPTTNEAYSGGLWRDPSEKLDKEWYESIRLLKKQVHKLKVFALYTGRPDEKLLHYLLGEYRLIFDGLLIDWEFGPGACWSEVQKSPPNNNWMWFVKEKTRYMMANQDPATCVNADGSRADKDVFLNTGERSLQIQDYLLPVFPCYNGSEWRCHSAIKERPSLACDDQRQRYAFALFEINSAAALKFFLKTCKSHSGRTPAYDLVQVL; this is translated from the exons ATGGTTTTCACGCAAGTTCTGAATGATGCATACAACGGAGGTACAGATGGCATCCACAAGGCGACCTTGTTCTCACAAGAATTGAGCAACAGCGTAGATTACACCGCCGAGGCGATGGAAAAGTTTGTAGATATGATAGAGCCAATTAAAGGAGTCGCCTCTATCTGCTACCCGGCATCCGCCTCAGAAATACCGGAAAAATGCAGCAAAGCGTACGAGTACGGCGATACCGTTTATGTTCCAATTACTAGATCGACTGTCTCTCCAACAACGAATGAGGCATATTCGGGAGGCCTCTGGAGGGACCCAAGTGAGAAGCTAGACAAG GAATGGTACGAATCTATCCGACTCCTGAAGAAACAGGTTCATAAGCTCAAGGTCTTCGCCCTGTACACGGGACGACCTGATGAAAAACTCCTTCATTACCTCTTAGGGGAGTATAGACTCATCTTCGATGGCCTCCTAATAGACTGGGAGTTCGGCCCCGGCGCCTGCTGGTCAGAG GTACAGAAGTCACCCCCCAATAACAATTGGATGTGGTTCGTGAAGGAAAAGACAAGATACATGATGGCTAACCAGGACCCAGCAACCTGCGTCAACGCCGACGGGAGCCGGGCAGACAAGGACGTGTTTCTCAATACCGGGGAAAGGA GTCTGCAGATCCAAGACTATCTCCTTCCCGTCTTCCCATGCTACAACGGAAGCGAATGGCGGTGCCACAGTGCTATAAAGGAAAGGCCGTCTTTGGCCTGCGATGATCAACGGCAAAG GTACGCGTTCGCATTGTTTGAGATCAATTCGGCAGCTGCGCTCAAGTTCTTCCTGAAGACATGCAAAAGCCATTCAGGGAGAACTCCAGCGTACGACCTTGTGCAAGTGCTCTGA
- a CDS encoding putative protein c21orf59 (encoded by transcript BESB_052860), producing MVLIHVKTTDEKNQFLFETQAAVRVNELREELVDLYNLRLQTLQLADACKGLAAHGPLRPEETRGLTAEVAKLSDLDVYAYGQPTNPDPTGYRTGVQPPPETVEILEETATRSAETVSHLKVQSKEPLTTRAVRSAFENLRGAVMIAYPGFHDLPEWDPARILLEQEETGNTLEPFDKEKTALWWAGKELQNDKVLSHYVGKNEKTKIIARLQPKAAGAPIREPRIDAETHKAMLAYCHKKRRDEQELEDDDDDSYLGSEWANPRGLKNALVGGGREIRWRP from the exons ATGGTGCTCATACATGTCAAGACTACCGACGAGAAAAATCAATTTCTTTTCGAGACCCAGGCAGCTGTGCGGGTCAACGAGCTCCGAGAAGAACTCGTCGACCTGTACAACCTTAGGTTACAAACCCTTCAGCTCGCCGATGCATGCAAGGGCCTCGCAGCACATGGGCCGTTGAGGCCCGAAGAAACGCGGGGCCTCACCGCTGAG GTGGCAAAACTGTCAGATTTGGATGTATACGCGTACGGGCAGCCAACAAATCCCGATCCAACAGGCTACAGAACCGGAGTGCAGCCTCCGCCAGAGACGGTGGAAATCTTGGAAGAGACGGCAACAAGGTCGGCCGAAACTGTGTCACACCTGAAG GTTCAGTCGAAGGAGCCTCTGACGACGAGAGCTGTCAGATCCGCTTTTGAGAATCTTAGAGGGGCAGTTATGATAGCGTACCCGGGGTTTCATGATCTTCCTGAGTGGGACCCCGCTCGCATTTTGCTTGAGCAAGAAGAGACGGGCAACACTTTGGAG CCGTTTGACAAAGAGAAGACAGCTCTATGGTGGGCAGGCAAGGAACTGCAGAACGACAAGGTGCTCTCGCATTACGTTGGCAAGAACGAGAAGACAAAAATCATTGCTCGTCTCCAGCCAAAGGCAGCAG GAGCCCCAATTCGCGAACCGCGTATCGACGCTGAAACTCATAAAGCCATGCTAGCCTACTGCCACAAGAAACGACGAGACGAGCAG GAGCTTGAAGATGACGACGATGATTCTTATCTCGGCAGTGAGTGGGCGAATCCACGAGGACTCAAAAATGCCCTTGTCGGAGGTGGCCGGGAGATTCGCTGGAGGCCGTAG
- a CDS encoding proteasome regulatory subunit (encoded by transcript BESB_052870) — MAELPSNLRGLLQQFGGMGVGPPNRDQPMADTSEQVYISSLALLKMLKHGRAGVPMEVMGLMLGEFIDDYTVRVVDVFSMPQSGNSVSVEAVDPVYQTEMLEQLKRTGRPEMVVGWYHSHPGFGCWFSGTDVNTQQSFEQLNQRAVGVVVDPIQSVKGKVVIDCFRLINPHLLMLGQEPRQTTSNIGHLQRPTISALVHGLNRNYYSIVINYRKNELENQMLMNLHKNKWNDALKLKPFDEMAAESAACTKSMKELSEQYNKVVQEELKKTPEQLIVERAGKVDAKKRLENDVDTLMTENILHSLGTMIDTLVF; from the exons ATGGCAGAGTTGCCTTCGAATCTCcgcgggctgctgcagcagtttGGCGGCATGGGAGTCGGCCCCCCAAATCGCGACCAACCGATGGCAGACACGTCCGAGCAAGTGTATATTTCTTCCCTTGCTCTGCTGAAAATGTTGAAGCACGGAAGG GCAGGAGTTCCTATGGAAGTTATGGGTCTCATGCTGGGCGAGTTCATCGACGATTACACAGTTCGCGTCGTCGATGTGTTCTCTATGCCGCAGTCAG GCAACAGCGTCAGCGTCGAAGCCGTGGATCCGGTCTACCAAACAGAGATGCTggagcagctgaagcgcaCCGGCCGCCCCGAGATGGTCGTCGGCTGGTACCACTCTCACCCTGGCTTCGGCTGCTGGTTTTCAG GAACGGATGTGAATACGCAGCAGAGTTTTGAGCAGCTGAACCAGAGAGCGGTGGGCGTCGTCGTGGACCCGATTCAGTCCGTCAAGGGCAAAGTTGTTATCGACTGCTTCCGCCTCATCAATCCTCATCTTCTCATGCTCG GTCAAGAACCCCGACAAACGACGAGCAACATCGGGCACCTCCAGCGGCCCACAATCTCGGCGCTGGTCCACGGCCTGAACAGGAACTACTACTCCATCGTGATCAACTACAGGAAAAACGAACTGGAGAACCAAATGCTCATGAACCTTCACAAGAACAAATGGAACGATGCTCTCAAACTCAAG ccgtTCGACGAAATGGCCGCTGAGAGCGCAGCGTGCACCAAGTCGATGAAGGAGCTGTCGGAACAGTACAACAAAGTGGTTCAAGAAGAACTCAAAAAGACGCCCGAGCAGCTGATAGTCGAACGTGCCGGGAAGGTGGACGCCAAGAAGCGACTCGAAAACGATGTCGATACGTTGATGACAGAGAACATCCTTCACTCCCTGGGCACGATGATTGACACTCTGGTTTTTTAG
- a CDS encoding RAP domain-containing protein (encoded by transcript BESB_052880), producing the protein MQLQSSGCARALLPRPPIRNPLSRIAPDGPRRRPASATYMVPVGNEGSEYRQGRQEDFLCPRPSTPSVLAPRHQLSRRRFEQKTLSFPSGVTLSSSGSLAGSPSASRVGRRAGRGTPHAADLNLFRSAPIFDSSEDRIICRRGLHALAAFPVDRQGEPSTADSSGRDRSAAHPLEDECTPPSTGPSALTQETSYFDEGEYSDEEDLQERRRRIGVGLAPGGVASHASRSRAAAPHPNLRASADPSRRGPSPPASSHAYGISEKLASPPYPRGCSASAASSNACSSDDASPRKLIPVSEYCKLPRRFLPGQEAEAAFDLAVKFEALVSLRLPRVPSTGNDYPAALAHLRPHPACSPSRRWESACCRAESTLPTPAGFGKMLGEAISIAKANADILPVSALLSIAHAAARLGVEIYSFASALRRRAIVLLPEIKNPAAFVRLLQDLEKLGGLGDRHFVFFRDKVKETLQASSSRCSLFGTTMIVHLLARHRLRDEELLILAFRRFARSRQALAAAVRDTPSLLAALPLALSRLEVPTLAAAVLDNLLSGQAPATLSQLSIHELSNLAYAITCVSTHSQISYRIGPLHVDDGEVLQFLQLAREKQLMNLVHVSQVQKRVGRLLFDEGLFSQVSVEFPLGPYVLDFAIPSRRLVVEVDGEAHFFFGTTAPTAQTRMKRELLTAMGWSIVVVPQELWRNKRKGKIKEFVARKVREGLELDTSKQ; encoded by the exons ATGCAACTCCAGTCCTCGGGATGTGCGCGGGCCCTCCTGCCACGGCCGCCGATTCGCAACCCTCTCAGTCGGATCGCCCCAGACGGTCCccggcggagaccggcgTCTGCGACCTACATGGTGCCCGTAGGGAATGAGGGGTCTGAGTATAGACAGGGGAGACAGGAAGACTTTCTGTGTCCACGGCCGTCTACTCCGTCCGTCCTCGCCCCGCGCCACCAGCTCTCACGGCGGCGTTTCGAACAGAAAACCCTTTCTTTCCCGTCTGGTGTTACCCTTTCAAGCTCGGGATCTTTGGCGGGATCACCAAGCGCTTCGCGCGTCGGCAGGCGTGCCGGAAGAGGCACCCCTCACGCGGCGGATCTGAACCTCTTCCGAAGCGCGCCCATTTTCGACTCCAGCGAAGACCGGATAatctgcagacgcggctTGCACGCCCTAGCGGCCTTCCCTGTAGACCGACAAGGCGAGCCGTCCACCGCAGATTCGTCCGGACGAGaccgctcggcggcgcatcCGCTCGAGGACGAGTGCACGCCCCCCTCGACTGGGCCTTCGGCTCTCACGCAGGAAACGAGCTATTTCGATGAAGGCGAATACTCAGATGAAGAAGACCTccaggagaggagacgaaggatCGGCGTTGGACTGGCGCCAGGGGGTGTGGCATCGCATGCATCCCGCTCgagggccgccgccccgcatCCTAAtcttcgcgcctctgcagaccCTAGCCGGCGTgggccctcgccgcccgcctcttcGCACGCGTATGGGATTTCTGAGAAGCTTGCATCGCCTCCATACCCGAGGGGCTGttcagcctctgcggcgtcgtcaAATGCGTGCTCCTCTGATGATGCTTCTCCTCGTAAGCTCATCCCAGTCTCTGAGTACTGTAAGCTGCCAAGACGTTTTCTTCCGGgccaggaggcagaggcggcttTCGATTTGGCCGTCAAGTTCGAGGCGCTGGTGTCTCTCCGGTTGCCTCGCGTTCCCTCCACTGGAAACGACTATCCCGCGGCCCTGGCGCACCTGCGCCCGCATCCGGCgtgctcgccttcgcggcgttGGGAGTCGGCGTGTTGTCGCGCAGAGTCGACGCTTCCCACGCCGGCCGGATTCGGCAAGATGTTGGGCGAGGCGATTTCTATCGCGAAAGCCAACGCAGACATCCTTCCGGTGTCCGCTTTGCTCTCCAtcgcgcacgcagccgcgcgcttgGGAGTCGAGATCTACTCGTTTgcgtcggcgctgcgtcgccgggcGATCGTTCTGCTGCCGGAGATAAAGAATCCTGCGGCGTTCGTTCGCCTACTCCAAGACCTTGAGAAACTCGGGGGGCTGGGAGACCGCCATTTTGTGTTTTTTCGAGACAAAGTCAAGGAGACGCTGCAAGCCAGCTCGTCACGCTGTTCGCTCTTTGGGACCACCATGATCGTCCACTTACTTGCCCGCCACCGATTGCGAGACGAGGAACTCCTCATCCTCGCATTCCGCAGATTCGCGAGAAGCAGGCAAGCTCTTGCTGCGGCTGTGAGAGATACGCCTTCACTCCTGGCG GctctgccgctggcgctctcTCGACTCGAGGTCCCTACGCTGGCTGCCGCTGTGCTCGACAATCTTCTCAGCGGGCAAGCGCCGGCTACGCTGAGTCAACTGTCTATTCACGAGCTATCGAACCTGGCCTATGCGATCACTTGCGTCTCGACTCACTCGCAAATCAGC TACAGAATAGGTCCGCTCCACGTCGATGATGGGGAAGTGCTTCAGTTTTTGCAGCTCGCCCGGGAGAAGCAACTCATGAACCTGGTCCACGTTTCGCAGGTACAGAAACGCGTAGGCCGACTGCTCTTCGACGAGGGACTTTTCTCCCAGGTTTCCGTGGAGTTTCCTCTGGGGCCTTATGTCTTGGACTTTGCTATTCCGTCTCGCAGACTTGTAGTTGAAGTGGATGGCGAAGCCCATTTCTTCTTCGGCACGACGGCGCCGACCGCCCAAACTCGCATGAAGCGCGAGTTGCTGACCGCTATGGGGTGGAgcatcgtcgtcgtcccCCAGGAGCTCTGGAGGAATAAGCGGAAGGGCAAAATCAAAGAGTTCGTTGCAAGGAAAGTACGAGAGGGGCTGGAGCTTGATACGTCGAAGCAGTAG